One genomic region from Patescibacteria group bacterium encodes:
- the gap gene encoding type I glyceraldehyde-3-phosphate dehydrogenase, giving the protein MSKKIRVAINGFGRIGRTTFKAGFGKEGIEWVAVNDLTDAKTLAYLLKYDSVYHEYHRKVRATKNEIIVDGQRIKVFAERDPKNLPWKELNIDVVLECTGIFTNEEGASQHLTAGAKRVIISAPAKGGHVPTYVLGVNSHKYKKSEKVINNASCTTNCIAPVAAIIQSHFGIKKALMTTIHAYTADQNLVDGPHKDLRRARSAAINIIPTTTGAAISTGEIIPAIRGKFDGLAIRVPVAVGSLSDFTFLTKKKTTVERVNNIFRKMAKHPFYKNILAVTDRPIVSSDIIGNEYSAVVDLSLTKVVDGDLVKVIAWYDNELGYSHRLAELAREVGRKI; this is encoded by the coding sequence ATGTCTAAAAAAATACGCGTGGCTATCAATGGCTTTGGCCGTATTGGCCGCACTACTTTTAAAGCCGGATTTGGCAAAGAGGGGATTGAGTGGGTAGCGGTTAATGATTTGACCGATGCTAAAACCTTGGCTTATCTTTTAAAGTATGATTCAGTTTATCATGAGTATCACCGTAAGGTTAGAGCTACCAAAAACGAGATTATTGTTGATGGCCAGAGAATCAAAGTTTTTGCCGAACGCGACCCCAAGAATTTGCCGTGGAAAGAATTGAACATTGATGTGGTTTTGGAATGCACCGGCATTTTTACTAATGAAGAAGGAGCCAGCCAACATCTCACCGCCGGCGCCAAGAGAGTGATTATTTCCGCTCCGGCCAAAGGCGGCCATGTGCCGACTTATGTTTTGGGAGTGAACAGCCATAAATACAAGAAAAGCGAAAAGGTGATAAACAATGCTTCTTGCACCACCAATTGTATTGCTCCGGTGGCGGCGATTATCCAAAGCCATTTTGGAATTAAAAAAGCGTTGATGACCACCATTCACGCCTATACCGCCGACCAAAATTTAGTGGACGGGCCGCACAAGGATTTGCGCCGCGCCCGCTCGGCCGCCATCAATATTATTCCCACCACTACCGGCGCTGCCATTTCTACCGGCGAAATTATTCCGGCTATCAGGGGCAAATTTGACGGCCTCGCTATCCGCGTGCCAGTGGCCGTGGGTTCGCTGTCTGATTTCACTTTTTTGACAAAAAAGAAGACGACCGTGGAGAGAGTAAATAACATTTTTAGAAAGATGGCCAAGCACCCGTTTTACAAAAATATACTCGCGGTCACCGACAGGCCGATTGTTTCATCTGATATTATCGGCAATGAATATTCGGCTGTTGTTGATTTATCTTTAACAAAAGTGGTTGATGGCGATTTGGTAAAAGTCATCGCTTGGTATGATAATGAATTAGGTTATTCGCACCGCTTGGCGGAATTGGCAAGGGAAGTCGGCAGAAAAATTTAA
- a CDS encoding phosphoglycerate kinase, with translation MRSIKNLQDLSGQRVLLRVDFNAPLAKDNKGKIIVADDSKIKASLPTIEFLLKQGAKIILLSHLGRPEGKFAKGLRMAPAVESLKRLLPKDKKKIGYMESWNFSAVRKVVDLMGKGEILFLENLRFHPGEDKNGVQFARSLSGLGRLYIDDAFGVSHRAEASTVAITKYLPSYAGFLMEKEVEALNRVVKNPRRPLLVMMGGAKVSTKIGMIKFLLSKADYILLGGGLANTFLKAKGYEVGKSLVEPEGVRLAKKFLANRKIVLPVDVVVAKNKNGKPIVRQIKAVKENEMILDIGPETIKLFAKLIRKANTLVWNGPMGFYENKTYSHGSIALGRLVAARSSGRAFGVVGGGETLDVLAATKMAKYIDHVSTGGGAMLEFLEGKKLPGIKALGF, from the coding sequence ATGCGTTCCATAAAAAACCTTCAGGATTTATCCGGTCAGCGAGTTTTATTGCGGGTGGATTTTAACGCGCCGCTGGCCAAAGATAATAAGGGTAAAATTATTGTTGCCGATGACAGTAAAATAAAAGCGTCTTTGCCGACCATTGAGTTTTTATTAAAACAAGGCGCGAAAATTATTTTACTATCTCATCTCGGCCGTCCCGAAGGAAAGTTTGCGAAGGGGTTAAGAATGGCGCCGGCAGTAGAGAGTTTGAAGCGGCTTTTGCCAAAAGATAAGAAGAAAATCGGTTATATGGAGAGCTGGAATTTTTCCGCCGTCAGAAAAGTCGTTGATTTGATGGGTAAGGGCGAAATTTTGTTTTTAGAAAATTTACGTTTTCATCCGGGGGAGGATAAAAATGGCGTCCAATTCGCGCGCTCTTTATCGGGTTTAGGCAGATTGTATATAGATGACGCTTTTGGCGTTTCCCACCGCGCCGAGGCGTCCACGGTGGCTATTACCAAGTATCTGCCGAGCTACGCCGGATTTTTAATGGAGAAAGAAGTGGAGGCGTTGAACCGCGTAGTGAAAAATCCTCGTCGTCCCCTGCTGGTAATGATGGGCGGCGCGAAGGTTTCCACGAAAATCGGCATGATAAAATTTTTATTATCCAAAGCCGATTATATTTTACTCGGTGGGGGCTTAGCCAACACTTTTTTAAAAGCCAAGGGATATGAAGTCGGGAAATCTTTAGTAGAACCAGAGGGCGTCAGATTGGCTAAAAAGTTTTTGGCCAATAGAAAAATAGTTTTGCCGGTTGATGTGGTAGTGGCTAAAAATAAGAACGGCAAGCCAATTGTCCGCCAGATAAAAGCCGTTAAGGAAAACGAAATGATTTTAGATATCGGTCCGGAGACCATTAAGCTTTTTGCTAAGTTAATTCGTAAAGCCAACACGCTTGTCTGGAATGGTCCCATGGGGTTTTACGAGAATAAAACATACAGCCACGGCAGTATCGCCTTGGGCCGGTTGGTGGCCGCGCGTTCATCGGGTCGGGCTTTTGGCGTAGTCGGCGGGGGAGAGACATTGGACGTTTTAGCCGCGACCAAGATGGCTAAATACATTGACCACGTTTCCACCGGCGGGGGAGCGATGCTGGAATTCTTGGAAGGAAAAAAATTACCAGGGATTAAAGCGTTGGGTTTTTAA
- a CDS encoding SIMPL domain-containing protein — protein MLDKICPKCKWFGAVGTILIVLVFLGVIGWLGVTIVSKIKSYSYIGRPEAMRDTITISGEGKVTAIPDIAMVRIGLTTEKKQVADAQKENTEKVNTIIKAFKDLKIEAKDMETSSYNIYPKYDYTESGTKLLGYEVSQQLTIKIRDLDNVGAILAKAGELGANQIGGLEFTIDEPESLRQEAREKALENAKEKAEALADISGVKLGKIVSFSESSGGVEPPYYRYDSMKAISAESAGGMPSPDIQSGSLEISVYATVVYEIK, from the coding sequence ATGTTAGACAAAATTTGTCCAAAGTGTAAATGGTTTGGCGCAGTCGGTACCATTTTAATTGTGTTAGTTTTTTTAGGAGTAATTGGCTGGTTGGGGGTGACCATTGTTTCCAAAATTAAATCTTATTCCTACATCGGCCGTCCCGAAGCTATGCGTGATACCATTACCATTTCCGGCGAAGGCAAAGTCACCGCCATTCCCGATATCGCCATGGTACGCATTGGTTTGACCACGGAGAAGAAACAAGTGGCCGATGCTCAAAAAGAAAATACCGAGAAAGTCAATACTATTATCAAAGCGTTTAAGGATTTAAAAATAGAGGCCAAAGATATGGAGACCTCTAGTTATAATATCTATCCCAAATATGATTATACCGAAAGCGGTACCAAACTTTTGGGGTATGAGGTTAGCCAGCAATTGACGATTAAAATACGCGATTTAGATAATGTCGGAGCAATTCTCGCTAAGGCCGGGGAACTCGGCGCTAACCAAATAGGCGGGCTGGAATTTACTATTGATGAGCCAGAGTCTTTGCGTCAGGAAGCGAGAGAAAAGGCCCTGGAAAACGCCAAAGAAAAAGCTGAAGCGCTGGCAGATATATCGGGAGTTAAGTTGGGGAAAATCGTTTCTTTTTCGGAGAGCAGTGGTGGTGTCGAGCCGCCTTATTATCGTTATGACAGTATGAAGGCCATCAGCGCTGAATCCGCCGGAGGCATGCCGTCTCCGGATATTCAAAGCGGCAGTTTGGAAATCAGCGTCTACGCCACGGTGGTTTACGAGATAAAATAG
- a CDS encoding four helix bundle protein: protein MSFRFENLEIWQLSRSFAGEIYRKTKNFPKEEIFGLVSQLRRAAISIVLNIAEGSDRKSDMEFIRFLRISVASLDEVIAALYIALDQEFMMKDDFDALYAEANMLAAKINALVNSIKK from the coding sequence ATGAGTTTTAGATTTGAAAATTTAGAAATTTGGCAATTAAGTCGTTCTTTTGCGGGAGAAATTTACAGAAAAACCAAGAATTTCCCCAAAGAAGAAATTTTTGGGTTAGTTTCTCAATTAAGACGTGCCGCCATTTCTATTGTTTTAAATATCGCAGAGGGGAGTGATAGAAAGTCGGATATGGAATTTATTAGATTTTTAAGAATATCCGTTGCTTCTTTAGATGAGGTTATTGCCGCTTTGTATATTGCTTTAGATCAAGAGTTTATGATGAAAGATGACTTTGATGCGCTTTATGCAGAAGCAAATATGTTGGCGGCTAAGATAAATGCTTTGGTAAATTCAATTAAGAAATAA
- the eno gene encoding phosphopyruvate hydratase, translating into MKIKQIHAREILDSRGNPTISVKVILTDGTVGVASVPSGASTGVHEALELRDGDKKRYGGKGVLRAVNNVNKKIFPRLKGMNIINQREIDEKILKLDGTKNKSRLGANAILGVSLACAHAGANYKKQPLYRYIRGVYRLKYKGWKLPVPTMNIINGGKHADNNLSLQEFMIVPLGKKMKERVRVGAEIFQALKKILKSKKQVTAVGDEGGFAPNLKSNEAAFELIIQAIKKAGYKLGKDVATACDVAASEFHNDKTGGYRWDKADWNKTGKVRELFYKDLIAKYKAWPKKYGVISIEDGLAEDDWENWRKMTSQIGKKVILVGDDLFVTNSERLRQGIKTGVANAILIKVNQIGTLSETIDAIKLAQKHGYKTSISHRSGETADTTIADLAVAVNSEFIKTGSLSRSERVEKYNRLMEIEEELR; encoded by the coding sequence ATGAAAATTAAACAAATCCATGCCCGCGAAATTCTCGATTCCCGCGGTAATCCCACTATATCTGTGAAAGTAATTTTAACTGACGGAACGGTTGGCGTTGCTTCGGTTCCTTCGGGCGCTTCCACCGGAGTACACGAGGCCTTGGAATTGCGCGATGGTGATAAAAAAAGATACGGCGGTAAGGGCGTGTTAAGGGCGGTAAATAATGTTAATAAGAAAATATTTCCCAGATTGAAAGGAATGAATATTATAAACCAGCGGGAAATTGACGAGAAAATACTCAAGCTTGACGGCACGAAAAACAAAAGCCGACTGGGAGCTAATGCGATTTTGGGGGTGTCTTTGGCTTGCGCCCATGCGGGAGCTAATTATAAAAAACAGCCGCTCTATAGATATATTCGTGGCGTTTACCGTTTAAAATATAAGGGCTGGAAATTGCCCGTTCCGACCATGAATATTATTAACGGCGGCAAACACGCGGATAACAATTTGTCCCTGCAGGAATTTATGATTGTTCCGCTTGGCAAGAAGATGAAAGAGCGGGTGAGAGTCGGCGCCGAGATATTTCAGGCGTTAAAGAAAATTCTCAAATCCAAAAAGCAAGTGACGGCCGTGGGTGATGAAGGCGGTTTCGCGCCGAATTTAAAAAGCAACGAAGCGGCGTTTGAACTCATTATCCAAGCGATTAAAAAAGCTGGCTATAAATTAGGCAAAGACGTGGCTACTGCCTGCGATGTGGCGGCTTCGGAATTTCATAATGATAAAACCGGCGGCTATCGCTGGGATAAAGCGGATTGGAATAAAACCGGCAAAGTCAGAGAATTGTTTTACAAAGATTTAATCGCTAAATATAAAGCGTGGCCGAAAAAATACGGCGTAATTTCCATTGAAGACGGGCTGGCGGAAGACGACTGGGAAAATTGGCGGAAGATGACCAGCCAAATCGGCAAAAAAGTGATTTTGGTCGGCGATGATTTATTTGTGACCAATAGCGAGAGGTTGCGGCAGGGGATAAAGACGGGAGTGGCCAATGCCATTTTAATCAAAGTCAATCAAATCGGGACTTTATCGGAAACGATTGACGCGATAAAATTAGCGCAGAAGCATGGCTATAAAACCAGCATTTCCCATCGTTCGGGCGAGACAGCTGACACCACCATCGCTGATTTGGCCGTGGCAGTCAATTCGGAATTTATCAAAACCGGTTCGCTGTCCCGCAGTGAGCGAGTGGAAAAATATAATCGGTTAATGGAAATTGAGGAGGAATTAAGATAA
- the gpmI gene encoding 2,3-bisphosphoglycerate-independent phosphoglycerate mutase, with product MIKRGKIRKNKNNSPLVLIILDGWGLSKEKKGNAIALANPKNFNHFWDNYWHTTLFAHGKNVGLLPNQEGNSEAGHLNIGAGRIVKQDVVYINEAIKNGTFFKNTAFKETLKYAKKHNSKVHLMGLLSNGQSAHAYPLHLYSLLKLVHESGIKKVFLHLFTDGRDTTRFAAPRLIKELKQRMFPEQKIASIIGRFYAMDRNKYWERTEAAYNAMVLGKGLKAKNEMEAITSAYNRGETDEFIKPTVIVNAAGKPLTTIGDKDAVIFFNLRSDRARQLAKPFVQANFEKSNGRVFKRKKVLKNIRFCALTDFGPDLNHIWTAFPSHNVEKSLPFVLGKNSLRQLYIAESEKYAHITYFINGGHADPIGKEERMRIPSPHVDSYDKIPEMSAFKIASRAVGALKSGKYNFIAVNFANPDMVGHTGNLAAAVKAIKAVDECIGKISREAVSNGGLAIITADHGNAESMYDKSKKEILTEHSRNPVPFILAGKKYKFKKGKKISKGILADITPTILKILNISKPREMAGKSLV from the coding sequence ATGATTAAACGCGGAAAGATTAGAAAAAATAAGAACAATAGCCCGTTGGTTTTGATTATTCTTGACGGCTGGGGTTTATCTAAAGAAAAAAAGGGTAATGCCATTGCCTTGGCTAATCCCAAAAATTTCAATCATTTTTGGGATAATTATTGGCACACCACTTTGTTTGCTCACGGTAAAAACGTTGGCCTTTTGCCAAATCAAGAAGGCAATTCCGAGGCCGGTCATTTGAATATCGGCGCTGGCAGAATCGTCAAACAGGACGTGGTTTATATTAACGAAGCGATTAAGAACGGAACTTTTTTTAAGAATACCGCTTTTAAAGAGACCTTAAAATACGCGAAAAAACATAATAGCAAAGTTCATTTAATGGGTCTGCTTTCTAATGGTCAAAGCGCGCACGCTTATCCTTTACATTTATATTCTTTATTGAAGTTAGTTCATGAGTCGGGTATAAAAAAAGTTTTTCTGCACCTTTTTACCGATGGGCGCGATACGACCCGCTTTGCCGCTCCGCGGCTGATTAAAGAATTAAAACAACGGATGTTTCCAGAACAAAAAATCGCTTCCATCATCGGGCGTTTTTACGCCATGGACCGGAATAAATATTGGGAAAGAACTGAAGCCGCTTATAACGCTATGGTTTTAGGCAAGGGTCTTAAGGCAAAAAATGAAATGGAAGCTATCACTTCCGCTTATAATCGCGGAGAAACGGATGAGTTTATCAAACCGACAGTTATCGTTAACGCCGCCGGAAAGCCCTTGACAACGATTGGCGATAAGGACGCCGTAATATTTTTTAATTTACGAAGTGACAGGGCAAGACAGCTCGCCAAGCCGTTTGTGCAGGCGAATTTCGAAAAAAGTAATGGCCGGGTTTTCAAAAGAAAAAAAGTTTTAAAAAATATCCGTTTTTGCGCTTTGACTGATTTTGGTCCGGACCTAAATCACATTTGGACGGCTTTTCCAAGCCATAACGTGGAAAAAAGTTTGCCGTTTGTTTTGGGGAAAAATAGTTTAAGACAGCTCTATATCGCTGAAAGTGAAAAATACGCCCACATCACTTATTTTATCAACGGTGGCCATGCTGACCCAATCGGTAAAGAAGAGAGAATGAGGATTCCTTCTCCCCATGTTGACAGTTATGATAAGATTCCAGAGATGAGTGCTTTTAAAATAGCCAGTCGGGCAGTGGGGGCTTTAAAGTCTGGCAAATATAATTTTATAGCGGTTAATTTCGCTAATCCGGATATGGTGGGCCATACAGGAAATTTAGCGGCCGCAGTTAAGGCCATAAAAGCGGTTGATGAATGTATTGGTAAAATTTCCCGTGAGGCGGTTAGCAACGGCGGTTTGGCAATTATTACCGCCGACCATGGAAACGCGGAGAGCATGTATGATAAAAGTAAAAAAGAAATTTTGACGGAGCATTCAAGAAATCCGGTACCATTTATTTTGGCCGGCAAGAAATATAAATTTAAAAAGGGAAAGAAAATATCCAAAGGTATTTTGGCAGATATAACACCGACTATTTTAAAGATTTTAAATATATCAAAACCAAGAGAAATGGCAGGGAAAAGTTTAGTCTAA
- the gpmI gene encoding 2,3-bisphosphoglycerate-independent phosphoglycerate mutase, protein MNEVIKIPKPIVLIILDGWGVAPPGAGNAITEADTPNFDKMVNSYPAMVLKASGEVVGLGEGEAGNSEAGHATIGSGRIFYKDLVRISKTIREGVLLKNKKLLGAFKHAAKHNSDLHLVGLLSDGGKESHKEHLYALLDMARSVGWQGKIFIHALLDGRDVAFNSGEDFIKELLQKMPPEAKITSLCGRSYALDRDGHWEKTEKAYRAISEGKSEKNFNDAISAIENFYENKIYDEDIPPIVFTDAQGTPLGKIKDNDAVIFFNFGISRLEQLIKAFADKRFNSFKKQPLKNLHLVSFWSRDRGLALSLPFPREVARHYLAKELNEAGLKQLHVAESEKYAHATYYFDAFNEEKVKGEEWELIPSKGSTCIEEPAMSAREIKDRVIRAINKGEEDFIVLNFANADMLGHYGDLEAAKKGIEVLDKCIGEIKETVLSKDGVLFIVGSHGNAEEILHSGTGQTKKTHTANPVPFLIVGDAYEGRTGGVEVPGGDLSLVKPVGSLIDVAPTILKVMNLKKPKEMKGKSLLNK, encoded by the coding sequence ATGAATGAAGTAATAAAAATTCCAAAACCGATTGTTCTCATTATTCTTGATGGTTGGGGAGTGGCTCCGCCGGGCGCGGGCAATGCCATTACCGAGGCCGATACCCCCAATTTTGATAAAATGGTTAATTCATATCCAGCCATGGTTTTGAAAGCTTCCGGCGAGGTGGTTGGCTTGGGTGAAGGGGAGGCGGGTAATTCGGAAGCCGGTCATGCTACTATCGGCAGCGGGCGGATTTTTTATAAAGATTTAGTACGGATTAGCAAAACGATAAGGGAAGGCGTTTTGTTAAAAAACAAAAAATTACTCGGCGCTTTTAAACATGCCGCAAAACATAATTCCGACCTTCATTTAGTCGGGCTTTTAAGTGACGGCGGTAAGGAAAGCCACAAAGAACATCTTTACGCCCTTTTAGATATGGCGCGCTCCGTGGGTTGGCAAGGAAAAATTTTTATCCATGCGCTTTTAGATGGTCGGGATGTGGCTTTTAATTCCGGAGAAGATTTTATCAAGGAATTACTGCAAAAGATGCCGCCGGAAGCGAAAATCACTTCTCTTTGTGGGCGTTCTTACGCCCTAGACCGCGATGGCCATTGGGAGAAAACCGAAAAAGCTTATCGGGCCATCAGCGAAGGGAAAAGCGAGAAAAATTTCAACGACGCTATCTCCGCCATTGAAAATTTTTATGAAAATAAAATTTACGATGAAGATATCCCGCCAATTGTTTTTACTGATGCTCAGGGGACGCCGTTGGGAAAGATAAAAGATAATGATGCGGTAATTTTCTTTAATTTCGGAATTAGCCGTCTTGAACAATTAATAAAAGCGTTTGCTGATAAAAGATTCAACAGTTTTAAAAAACAGCCGTTAAAAAATCTTCATTTGGTTTCTTTTTGGAGCCGAGACAGGGGGCTGGCGCTTTCTTTGCCTTTCCCCCGTGAAGTCGCCAGACATTATTTAGCCAAAGAATTAAACGAGGCTGGATTGAAGCAGCTTCATGTTGCCGAAAGCGAAAAGTACGCCCACGCCACTTATTATTTTGACGCTTTTAACGAGGAAAAGGTAAAGGGAGAGGAGTGGGAGCTAATTCCTTCCAAGGGTTCCACGTGTATTGAAGAGCCGGCGATGAGCGCTCGGGAAATAAAAGACAGAGTGATACGCGCCATTAACAAAGGAGAAGAGGATTTTATAGTTCTAAATTTTGCCAACGCCGACATGCTCGGCCATTACGGGGATTTGGAGGCGGCCAAAAAGGGGATTGAAGTTTTGGATAAATGCATCGGAGAAATAAAAGAAACAGTTTTATCTAAAGATGGGGTGTTATTTATTGTTGGTAGCCATGGCAATGCCGAAGAAATTTTACATAGCGGCACCGGCCAAACGAAAAAGACCCATACCGCCAATCCGGTTCCTTTTCTGATTGTCGGCGATGCTTACGAAGGCAGAACCGGCGGAGTGGAAGTGCCCGGTGGAGACCTTTCTTTGGTAAAACCAGTCGGGAGTTTAATTGACGTCGCCCCGACCATTTTGAAGGTGATGAATCTAAAAAAGCCGAAAGAAATGAAGGGCAAATCTTTACTTAATAAATAA
- a CDS encoding CBS domain-containing protein — translation MKVKDIMKNDIVSIKVGATLKDVAQTLFKKQISGILVMAGEKLVGFVSEKDIYRLLYPQYNDYYENPELSTDYEDMESRAQAVKDKKVEEFMKTPVITLRPDDAVMRAGAIMLSRKLNRLPVVDEEGKVLGIVSRRDIYHAIFKKELGI, via the coding sequence ATGAAAGTTAAAGACATAATGAAAAATGACATTGTTTCTATCAAAGTGGGCGCTACGCTTAAAGACGTAGCTCAGACATTGTTTAAAAAGCAGATTAGCGGGATTTTAGTAATGGCTGGCGAAAAATTAGTTGGTTTTGTTTCAGAAAAAGACATTTATCGTTTGCTTTATCCGCAGTATAATGATTATTATGAAAATCCGGAATTATCTACTGATTACGAGGATATGGAGAGTCGCGCTCAAGCGGTTAAGGATAAAAAAGTGGAAGAATTTATGAAAACGCCGGTGATTACACTCCGCCCTGATGACGCAGTAATGAGGGCCGGAGCTATTATGCTTTCCCGCAAACTAAATCGTTTGCCGGTGGTTGACGAGGAGGGGAAAGTTTTAGGAATAGTGAGCCGTCGCGATATTTATCACGCGATATTTAAAAAAGAATTAGGGATATAA
- the mutM gene encoding bifunctional DNA-formamidopyrimidine glycosylase/DNA-(apurinic or apyrimidinic site) lyase, which translates to MPELPEVETIRRDLDLKLRGKKIRDIATDNPKMFTPNFNSVRRKVKGREIKKIERRAKMLIMGLNGGIFLLFHLKMTGQLVYVRQAKITAGGHPITGERDLPNKFTHAIFYFNDKSILYFNDVRKFGYIKLVDGKGSEKIEAGIGIEPLEKEFTLKKFIELVKKYPRGKIKQVLMRQELIAGIGNIYSDEICFFAKVKPARTVASLSAADFKKLFQGIKKILQSAIKNRGTSFNTYVDARGEKGNFVPLLKVYGRAGAKCRRGDGGVIKKIKLGGRSSCFCPVCQK; encoded by the coding sequence ATGCCGGAGCTTCCGGAAGTGGAAACTATACGCCGTGATTTAGATTTGAAGTTAAGGGGTAAAAAGATAAGGGATATCGCCACCGATAATCCCAAAATGTTTACCCCCAATTTTAATTCTGTCAGAAGGAAGGTAAAGGGCCGTGAGATTAAAAAGATAGAAAGACGCGCTAAAATGTTGATTATGGGATTAAACGGCGGGATTTTTCTTCTTTTCCACTTGAAAATGACCGGCCAGCTGGTTTATGTCCGCCAAGCGAAAATTACCGCCGGCGGGCATCCGATCACGGGGGAGAGAGATTTGCCGAATAAATTCACACACGCCATTTTTTATTTTAATGATAAAAGTATTTTGTATTTTAATGACGTGCGGAAGTTCGGTTATATAAAATTGGTGGACGGAAAAGGATCGGAAAAAATTGAGGCGGGGATAGGGATAGAACCATTGGAGAAAGAGTTCACTTTGAAGAAATTTATTGAGCTTGTAAAAAAATATCCCCGCGGAAAAATCAAGCAAGTTTTAATGAGGCAGGAGCTGATTGCCGGCATTGGCAATATTTATTCTGACGAGATTTGTTTTTTTGCCAAGGTGAAACCAGCGCGGACAGTGGCGAGTTTGTCGGCAGCGGATTTTAAAAAACTTTTTCAGGGCATAAAAAAGATTTTACAGTCAGCCATTAAGAATCGCGGGACTTCTTTCAACACCTACGTAGACGCGAGAGGGGAAAAGGGTAATTTTGTGCCCTTGCTTAAAGTTTACGGGCGGGCCGGAGCCAAGTGCCGTCGCGGGGACGGGGGAGTCATTAAAAAAATAAAGCTAGGCGGCAGAAGCTCGTGTTTTTGCCCGGTTTGCCAAAAATAG
- the thiI gene encoding tRNA 4-thiouridine(8) synthase ThiI, with protein sequence MVKHILIHYSEIGLKGGNRDFFEKKLICNIQMALGDFDVRIKNIFGRLLLTGEWQDETEVSEKLSRVFGIAYFSFAYLVRSDLESIKKESLRLLKNRDFKTFAVRARRGTKNFPLKSLEIEREVGGYIFESLGDKKVNLKNPDITCHIEIVNDYVFIYFDKIKGPGGLPVGTAGKLVSLISGGFDSPVASWQMMRRGAEIIFVHFHSYPNTSKGSLEKVRELVKILSHYQFGAKLYLVPFLDIQKEIFANAPEKLRIVLYRRMMLRLAEAIAQKEKALGLVTGDNLGQVASQTLENMLAIGAAVSLPIYRPLVSWDKEEIINLAKKIGTHDISAEPFDDCCSLFAPRHPETRADLKEVGGAEKNLNIKEIVEKTIGEIEIRDIGY encoded by the coding sequence ATGGTCAAACATATTTTAATACATTACAGTGAAATTGGGTTGAAAGGGGGCAATCGGGATTTTTTTGAGAAGAAACTAATCTGCAACATCCAAATGGCCCTCGGCGATTTTGATGTTAGGATTAAGAATATTTTTGGGAGATTGCTCTTGACTGGAGAATGGCAAGATGAAACGGAAGTGAGTGAAAAGTTATCGCGCGTTTTTGGTATTGCTTATTTTTCTTTTGCTTATTTGGTTAGGTCCGATTTGGAATCTATTAAAAAAGAGTCGCTGCGTCTTTTAAAAAATCGGGATTTTAAAACTTTTGCCGTGCGAGCGCGGCGGGGTACTAAGAATTTCCCGCTGAAATCTTTGGAAATAGAGCGGGAAGTCGGCGGTTATATTTTTGAATCTCTTGGTGATAAAAAAGTTAATCTAAAAAATCCGGATATCACTTGTCATATAGAAATAGTCAACGATTACGTTTTTATTTATTTTGACAAAATAAAAGGTCCGGGCGGATTGCCTGTGGGTACCGCCGGCAAACTAGTTTCCCTTATTTCCGGAGGATTTGATTCGCCCGTGGCCTCCTGGCAGATGATGCGGCGCGGGGCGGAAATTATTTTTGTCCATTTTCACAGTTACCCGAATACTTCCAAGGGTTCCTTGGAAAAAGTCAGAGAGTTGGTTAAAATTTTGAGCCATTATCAGTTTGGCGCCAAATTATATCTTGTGCCGTTTTTAGATATTCAAAAAGAGATTTTTGCCAACGCGCCGGAAAAATTAAGGATTGTTTTATATCGCCGGATGATGTTGCGATTAGCCGAAGCCATAGCCCAAAAAGAAAAAGCTTTAGGGCTTGTCACCGGCGATAATTTGGGCCAAGTGGCCTCGCAGACATTGGAAAATATGTTGGCCATCGGCGCGGCGGTGTCATTGCCGATTTACCGGCCGCTTGTTTCCTGGGATAAGGAGGAAATTATAAACTTGGCTAAAAAAATCGGCACGCACGATATTTCCGCCGAACCATTTGACGATTGTTGCTCGCTGTTCGCACCGCGCCATCCGGAAACAAGAGCGGATTTGAAAGAAGTGGGAGGGGCGGAAAAAAATTTGAATATTAAAGAAATAGTTGAAAAAACAATAGGGGAGATAGAAATAAGAGATATTGGATATTAA